The sequence TGTCGacagaaaaatcaataattaaactACAATGATATACATCAAATGTGTATtgaatatttgaacatttaattttaactgAATGGCATTTAACCAAGTATTTGAATAGGTGTTATGCTTTATTCAAGACAATGTTTGTTGTTCagataatttcttttaattgaaattaatcACATACAGTTATTGAACTGGCAAATATACAAGTATACGTGTCAATGTTTCACAccattaccaaaaaaaatagcattaataaagtaattttaatataaagcaATTATGAAGCATGgcaaaatgttatttattttttacatgttaagTCTAAGTGTTGGCTTAAGTGAATTATTCAAACTAttgattatgtttttattgtaatatacatgtattagctCTCGCAAGTCGCATAGCAACTGTCGAGCCCTTTAATCCAGTCTGTGCACACATGAACACCGGAAGCTAAAACGAATGTAGAGGTGTTTTAGTGGAATATTTATATTGTGATAGGACCATTTATACGACATGGAGTTAACACAGCGACCAAGGACCACTGAGTAAGTTATTTTAAACTGTGGAAAATTAACATTTGTCacttaaaattgcatttaacacagttgagaaaaaaattgaacaaaaagtcAATGTATTTCGGAATGCATAGCTCAGTTGATCTGAATactatatatcttataaatacaGTAGGTTAcctaaaatgtttgttttgcaaAGAAAATCTAAATGGTAGATATACTAGCGCACATAACACCTATCCATATTGCAAAACGAAGTACACATATTTGTTCAGGGGATAGAAATTTATcactttataaaaattaaatgcattactgaGTAATTGAATTGGGTGCATTCTAGCTGCAAAATTTTTGAATCTAAGAAAATTTGATTGGAAATAATGATAAGTAAATCATGAAAGACGAAGCATTTTTTTCTCCAGAATTGTATGAAAACAGAAATTTCTATTCTTAAATCGATAATCTGCTttctaacatatatatttatttatttcttgaaCTGGTACTAGCCATACCAATTGGTGACACTGACCCAAAATACCTCGTATGCCTGTTATTTAAGTTGTAAGGATTAAAATCGGAGTAAATATATCGAAATCCACAATTTCAGATTGCACTTTTAATTTGCATGTAACATATGTTATTAAACTGACAatagtactttttttttctaacaaatggataaaaaaataactttatagGTCGAGTGAAACGCGTTTTCGTGACAGTCATAATTTTCCATTGATTTCTGGTGTCAAATTATAGaatgttttctattttcatttcattgtcATTGTCTATATTACACTTTAACGTCCCATTTCTTGTCTTAATCCTTAGTATTTTGTTCGTTTCTAGCTAATTGCGCAATATTACACGTATAATATAAGGCTAATGGCACAAGATTTAATGTAGGTTGGTCACAAATTGAAAGAGATAAAAATTCGGacgtcatgttgatttatttactAAAACCTGCTTTCATATGCATTTTCGATATACTTTAACATGaaacaatatcatgaataaATCCCAATTGGTGTTCTGTCGACTAAAACTGCAAGTCATTCATAGAGTATTTGTTATAGCAGGGTTATCAAATGCTAAAGAAAATGCTAAAATCAGTTGTTGATCACTTCAAAATGCTGGTGTACACTTACCTTAAAGTTTTGATTTATCAAATCATTCTGGTAAAACCAGCATTCCTCAAATTACTACcaattctatatttttcaatcattttgatAGCATTAGGTAGATTCATGgcataccgccatcttggattgtataTTTTGGATAATCAGCAAGATTTCTTCATACAAATAAACAGTCTAACCAATAAAGGAGTTGGTCCGGTAAGGGCTGATTTTGGCCtaaaatttcaggttcatctaacgaaagattttggatattttttaaccacttaagtgtctatttcaattgattcaattagtttatatgaaagattttaactgattgagtcattaaaaacgctcctactcaagcttaaatatgaaaagtctatcaaatatgccaaaaaacgtcacttttcagatggtttttgtcaaaattgaaagtggccgcacccgtgttcatcctcaaccttcatatatgttatgttatatcatcaaatacaacttacatttcaatattatgaatgaacgcgaatgcggccactttcatttaagacggaaaccgtataaaatttaactaaaatgctaaaattgtgaagatttcagtgatttagcatgacttaatgatgctagtatccgatatatgtgcattgtattgtcaaaaacagcccatatttatgtagcagaagcattctactctccagtaaatagctaaaagattacattttcacaattttgtaaaactgctacaTACCGATGATCTACCCAGCGTGATTAGTTCTGTTGAAAAGTGACACAGAGCGCATTTCTAGATTGGCCATTTTTGGGAACGCTCAAACCGAAACATCTGAGTCTGACAATGATGAACAAATACATGGGTATCAGAGTTTATGATTAAAAGTGACTTTAGAATGTACAAAACATTCGTATTATCTAacaatcattttgaaaattgcaCGTCTGTGACGTTGTGAACACCATTGCCGTTGGCAACTATGCTAAAGTCATACATAGTACGAGGTTCAGATATATAAGAGAAGCCAATggctgttttgttttgttttttgtttgttgatttaatgttttagtgtgatttaaattttaacagtCGTATACTATGTCTGTCCACAGCATGACGTTTTGGTCGAGATATGACCCAGTTCGACAACCTAAAGGAAACACAGATCACTGGTCAAAGTTCAGACAACGAGTAAGTGATATTATTAGTTATAAACTTTATTGTAAAGATCTGTTTGCCCATATAGGCCAATttactatgtacaaaaaagatgACTTTCAGTCACTGTGAGTACTCTTTACAGATTAGCACCATCATGCATGTGTTTATTGTCTTTTATAAggatttgttttgtatgattaaagctgatctgattttttttttcaaatgaaaatttccgcgtttttttctttcttgtgaGGTTCTGTTACATCAATGACTCAAGTTTGAAAAAGGGGGTCTACACAGGTtgtgaaaaaattaaagacttAAAATAAGACCTAACTATTATTTTCATCCTAAAAACGACTTtgagaaaaaatgaaaacaccaCCGACCACCATCTCAACTAGAACATACAAGGGGCTTGATATTGAACAGAGCTTCATTTGGACAGGCATTTAAAATAGGTTGCGGGGTTGCATAGTATTTTGGGTAACAATATAGATGCACGATAAATGGTTTTTAATTAACAGACCATCAAGATGAGCTATGGCACTTTACAACCAGTTTCACTCAGTGGTCACACATAAACCTTTAGAATCATCAAACAATTGTGAATTGAAATCGTTAAAAtccaaaaacacaaatttgaaatgaagcaaatcaataatattccagaaggaatatccaaattacaaaaaaaaactgaaaccaATAGCactacacttttttttataaagaagtatCTGATGAAATTTCACTATGCTATCTGGCTGGTTCAAAGTATCAGTAACTACTGGAGGGAGGCCAATTTTACGACAGTATTCATAAAAGTAGAAAAATCTTATACCAACAATCATAAGCCAATTACTTAATTGTTGAatgatatcaaaatgaaaaggaTGATTTTCTCCCCTGCATGccttacttttttcattttcttttttaactgttatttttttgtggcCTAAAATTCAGACGAGGCAACTTCATCGGTAGTTAAAGTagttctatatttaaaaaaaaatgtattgtaccGGTATGTTGTATTGTATTAATCAAGTGATTGTACTAATTTCTACATTGCAGACTAGTCTTTCAATGGGACCAAATGTTAGAGCTCAAGATTTAATGAGTAAGTACCTAAGTTATATTCCTAAACATAGCgaaacaatgtattttcattatTGAAACGGATTCTGAAAGGCTGATCACTCTTCGATTCAATTTCTAACTGCTTCGGGTGTACGGAACGGCGCTTTGGATGCATTTAAAAGGGAGTTGAGGTCGTTGGCAAAATATTTTCTGCATTGAAATCGCTTAATTACAACTCCTAAATTCTAAATTGTACAGTAAATATAGCTACTAGAGAACTAGATACCTATTAtgaatatcgaaaaataaaCGCCTGTAAACGTGAAATTTTAACTTGTTTACTTACACATTACATAAAGTTTGTTTTTGAAAAGGCtttcgcattttgaaatatccaATATTGCCTTTGGCCGTATGTTTTGAATCCGATTGCATCTTTAGCGGTTAGTTAACTTTATATTCAACAAGTTGTTGAAACTTTTCATCATAGATCAATCACATGGTAAATCTCGTAAAATGGACCTGTATTTTTACTAATAACGACATGGCTCATGAGCGGTATTGCAAAATTAGTTTGAAAGgactttattttcatgttattacaaacttatctacaaatatttgtttttcatgaatatttgcTTTGTATTTGTAGGTCTTGGAGGAGCAGATTTCATGCAGATGAAACCAAAAAGaggtattaataaaaatttCCTCCGAAATTCTTACAGCGAAAGAGCAAAGGAAGGATTCAGATACTGGTTGATAGAACCACCAAAACCAACAAATTGTAAGTTTTAGATCTAGATATGGATATAACGAGATGTAGTATTGTTGCCAGAGAGACACATATCCACCAGAATACAAAAGACGTGGATATATAAGCGTTAATCAATGACTATTCTTGGAAATATGTGTTAATCGctgaacatttatttaattgttaattGCATATCCatattttggtttaaatttaaGCCGAGTTCTTAAGCCCAAGTTAAACATCCTTCAAAACTTACAACggctttttcaaatttcatcgaTTTTTGTGAACGTTATTCAGTATGAAACAAAGGAGGAATGGTGACCAAAGTGGTCTTTTTGGTTACAGTATAAATACGAAAATGTGGTGTGAGTTCCAATGaaataactataaaaagaagatgtggtatgataaatGAAGATGTAGTTGATAGAACCACCAAAACTAACAAACAACTCTTCGTCCAagtcaaaatgtataaaaagtaaacaatcacAGGCatattttaccaaaattaaACCGTTGAAAAATAGAATTGTctgcatttcttttaaaaaaatccctgTGACATTTAAATAACTTAAGTTGATACATGTAGATCTAGTATTCTTGTTTCAAGATAGTTatgtattgtaaattttaagatAGACTGATGATATGTGAATGGTTTGGTCATCCAAGTACATCTAGTTATAGAACGTTGATCAAACCCTAGTCCTATAATATGAGACTTCGTAGGTTCATATCGTTTGCattcaatgttttttcattggatgttttttttactatcgATGCGTGGTTCAGCATTCAGCATTGacagtaaaaaaatacatcCGATGAAAAACCTTGAATGCAAACGATatgaaagaggggcgaaagatatcagagtGAAGACATTcgaactcatagatcgaaaataaactgacaacgacatggctaagaagaaaaagacaaacacaaataatagtacacaagacacaacatagaaaaacttaagactaagcaCCAAAAATtgggggtgatatcaggtgctccggaagggtaagctgATCATACTCCACAtctggcacccgtcgtgttgctcatgttattacaaacctggTTAATaatcttattcggtaggtcacattcgtgaaaagggaacgggattgtagttacaacttaaggaacatatccgatatcatctttGAAAGCCTACGAAGTCTTATATTATAGAACTAATCAAACTCAGGATGTGCActctttttaatttataagttcatttattgaaattatactTACTTTGTTTATTCCAAAGACCTTATTTTCGCAACACACATGCCTGTTTTATAGTTCTAGATACAACCTGttgataaaaatttacattttactttGAGAATTGCTTACATTTTGTCTCGGATTCATGGGACGTAGAGAGCATACGCTAACCCTTCTTATtgagaaaatatttattaagcataaaatcttcaaaaaaaaaaaccagttagAATCGCCTTCATGAATGtactatatataatacttttttttttatggaattaCGGTCCTTTTAAATTACCAGAATCTGAACCTGatatacaactttaaaattccagaaaatgtttttttttatagctatcTCATAATTGATTATCTTTGTCTcatagtttataaaaataattttatatttcagttggAAAGTACGGTATTGGTTCATACAAGACCGTACTGGGAATAGGAAATGCACCAAGAACATAATCGTTCGAAAATTGACGTTGTCTTTCGTTCTTTGTGTCACTCTTTGTCATTTTATACCATGACGATCTTATGTGTCAATCATTCATACCAAAGCAGTATTAGAATACAATATGTGTTGTTGAAATAGACAAATAGagtcgttattttttttttatatttgttatcaattccatatttattgtaaaaaaaaatcatgaaaaaataaaaaaataaaatgtgtttgatttattgaaGACATATTATAAATTCCAAGTGTGTGGTAAAGACTGAAAGCTCGTGTCAAAAAGATGTCACCAAAAATTTATTCAGACGCACCAACTTTATAAAGtattatgtattttcatttcCACACAAATATAGCAAGTTACAGAACAGTTACAATATTTTTACTGTGGCGTTGTCAGTactaaaatttgacaaaatttagaactataaaaatatgaagatgtggtatgattgacaatgatgCAACTCTcctcaagagaccaaatgacacagaagaatacaaatataggtcatcgtacggccttcaacaatgagcaaaaacccATAGCGCATTGATAGCTACAATAGGTCCCgaaatgtcaaatgtaaaacaattcaaacgagtaaAATAACGGCCtggtttatgtacaaaataatgaacgaaaaacaaatatgatatacagctaCATACGACAACCCCCGCTTTATAGGCTCCTGTTTAGGACAGACacaaacagaatgtggcggggttaaactagTGTTAGTTAAGCGCTTCAACCCTCCCCATATCCTGTGACAGTAGTGTACCAGTATAGAAATAGTTCAAACttcataaaaa is a genomic window of Mytilus trossulus isolate FHL-02 chromosome 1, PNRI_Mtr1.1.1.hap1, whole genome shotgun sequence containing:
- the LOC134725212 gene encoding uncharacterized protein LOC134725212, with the protein product MELTQRPRTTDMTFWSRYDPVRQPKGNTDHWSKFRQRTSLSMGPNVRAQDLMSLGGADFMQMKPKRGINKNFLRNSYSERAKEGFRYWLIEPPKPTNFGKYGIGSYKTVLGIGNAPRT